In Proteus vulgaris, one DNA window encodes the following:
- the def gene encoding peptide deformylase, translated as MAVLTLLRFPDERLRRVAVPVEKVDNEIRTLIDDMIETMYAERGIGLAAPQVNVSKRIVVIDVSENRDQPIALINPEIISTEDEVMDMMDGCLSIPDSFAPTERYRFLKVKALDRNGDEIELEASDLFAGCIQHELDHLDGKLFIDHLSPLKRQRIEKKQKKLSKLIDSQVA; from the coding sequence ATGGCTGTATTAACGCTGCTGCGTTTTCCCGATGAGCGTCTGCGCAGAGTTGCAGTACCAGTGGAAAAAGTAGATAACGAAATACGCACATTAATCGATGACATGATTGAAACCATGTACGCAGAACGAGGTATTGGCTTAGCGGCACCTCAGGTTAATGTATCTAAACGCATTGTTGTTATTGATGTTTCTGAAAACCGAGATCAACCGATTGCCCTAATCAATCCTGAAATTATCAGCACTGAAGATGAAGTGATGGATATGATGGATGGGTGTCTATCTATTCCTGATTCTTTTGCCCCAACAGAGCGTTACCGCTTCTTAAAGGTGAAAGCATTAGATAGAAATGGTGATGAAATTGAACTTGAAGCCTCCGATTTGTTTGCAGGCTGTATTCAACATGAGTTAGACCATCTTGATGGCAAACTCTTTATTGACCATTTGTCTCCGTTAAAACGTCAACGTATTGAGAAAAAACAGAAGAAATTAAGCAAGCTGATCGATTCACAAGTTGCTTAA
- the polA gene encoding DNA polymerase I: MVQIAENPFILVDGSSYLYRAYHAFPPLTNSQGEPTGAMYGVLNMLRSLIIQYKPSHVAVVFDAKGKTFRDELYEEYKSNRPPMPDDLREQIAPLHEMVQAMGLPLLSISGVEADDVIGTLALKAAADGRDVLISTGDKDMAQLVTPKITLINTMTNVILGPDEVKEKYGVPPELIIDFLALMGDSSDNIPGVPGVGEKTALGLLQGIGSLDDIYQQLDNIATLSFRGAKTLGAKMAEHEKVAKLSYKLATIKTDVELDKTFDDLVVNEPNLDQLLEMFTRYEFKRWISDLQNGGWLAQRSTHKVAVPYSSEVAKPKEASISANFPVITQENYEAILTHESLAHWVELLKKAPAFAFDTETDSLNNIDARLIGMSFAIEPGKAAYIPLRHEYLDAPDQLPVDDVLAALKPILEDKNILKIGQNLKFDRGIMENEGIELNGIHFDTMLESYVLNSVSNRHDMDTLAEKHLNHKTTTFEEIAGKGKGQLTFNQIEVQQATLYAAEDADITLLLHQALYPQIEAIEPLKHVYRDIEMPLVPVLSRMERKGVLIDAQVLAVQSQEITQRLAEIEKETFALAGQEFNLSSPKQLQEILFDKLQLPVIKKTPKGAPSTNEEVLEELAHSHELPRLILEHRGLAKLKSTYTDKLPLMVNSKTKRVHTSYHQAVTATGRLSSRDPNLQNIPVRNEEGRRIRQAFIAREGFKIVAADYSQIELRIMAHLSQDKGLLDAFAQGKDIHRATASEVFGIPLEEVTSEQRRSAKAINFGLIYGMSAFGLSQQIGVERREAQRYMDLYFERYPGVLDYMERTRKQASEQGYVETLDGRRLYLPEINSKNAIRRKASEREAINAPMQGTAADIIKKAMIAVDHWIYNECPDDVHMIMQVHDELVFEVRGSYLEKANTMIHKLMEGSMELAIPLKVEVGVGNNWDEAH; encoded by the coding sequence ATGGTCCAGATAGCAGAAAACCCCTTTATCCTTGTAGATGGCTCCTCATATCTTTATCGCGCCTATCATGCTTTTCCACCGCTAACTAATAGCCAAGGTGAACCAACTGGTGCGATGTATGGTGTGTTGAACATGTTACGTAGTCTGATAATACAGTATAAACCAAGCCATGTTGCGGTTGTGTTTGACGCTAAAGGTAAAACATTCCGTGATGAATTGTATGAGGAATATAAATCTAACCGTCCTCCAATGCCGGATGATTTACGTGAACAAATAGCGCCTTTACATGAAATGGTACAAGCAATGGGCTTACCTTTGTTATCTATTTCAGGTGTGGAGGCAGACGATGTCATTGGAACACTGGCACTAAAAGCTGCTGCTGACGGACGTGATGTTCTAATAAGCACAGGTGATAAAGATATGGCACAGTTAGTGACGCCAAAGATCACGCTTATTAACACTATGACCAACGTTATTTTAGGTCCCGATGAAGTTAAAGAAAAATATGGTGTTCCTCCTGAACTGATTATTGATTTCCTTGCATTAATGGGGGATTCATCAGATAACATTCCAGGAGTCCCAGGTGTTGGTGAGAAAACTGCATTAGGGCTTTTACAAGGTATTGGTAGTTTAGACGATATTTATCAACAGCTTGATAATATCGCAACGTTGAGTTTCCGCGGCGCTAAAACACTTGGCGCTAAAATGGCAGAGCATGAGAAAGTGGCGAAACTTTCTTATAAGCTGGCAACGATTAAAACGGATGTTGAACTCGATAAAACGTTTGATGATTTAGTGGTTAATGAGCCAAATTTAGATCAATTATTAGAGATGTTCACACGTTATGAATTTAAACGCTGGATAAGTGATCTTCAAAATGGTGGTTGGTTAGCACAACGTAGCACTCATAAAGTTGCGGTGCCTTATAGCTCTGAAGTCGCAAAACCCAAAGAAGCATCTATATCGGCTAATTTTCCTGTGATCACACAAGAGAATTATGAGGCGATATTAACGCACGAAAGCTTAGCGCACTGGGTTGAGCTTCTTAAAAAAGCCCCCGCATTTGCATTTGATACAGAAACTGACAGCTTAAATAATATTGATGCGCGTTTAATAGGAATGTCGTTTGCGATAGAGCCAGGTAAAGCTGCTTATATCCCGTTACGTCATGAGTATTTAGATGCGCCAGACCAACTTCCTGTGGATGATGTTCTTGCAGCATTAAAGCCTATTTTAGAAGATAAAAATATCTTAAAGATTGGGCAAAACTTGAAATTTGACCGTGGCATTATGGAAAATGAAGGCATCGAGTTAAACGGTATCCATTTTGATACGATGTTGGAATCTTATGTGCTAAATAGTGTTAGTAATCGTCATGATATGGATACGCTAGCTGAAAAACATTTAAACCATAAAACTACCACGTTTGAAGAAATTGCGGGTAAAGGTAAAGGGCAACTAACTTTCAATCAAATTGAGGTTCAACAAGCAACGCTATATGCAGCTGAAGATGCCGATATCACTCTATTACTCCATCAAGCGCTGTATCCTCAAATAGAAGCTATTGAACCGCTTAAACATGTTTACCGCGATATTGAGATGCCATTAGTACCTGTGCTTTCTAGAATGGAACGCAAAGGAGTATTAATTGATGCTCAAGTTTTAGCCGTTCAATCTCAAGAAATCACACAACGTTTAGCTGAAATTGAAAAAGAGACGTTTGCGCTAGCTGGCCAAGAATTTAATCTCTCTTCACCTAAACAGTTACAAGAAATCTTATTTGATAAACTGCAATTACCTGTTATCAAGAAAACCCCGAAAGGGGCACCATCGACTAATGAAGAAGTATTAGAAGAGTTAGCGCATAGCCATGAGTTACCACGTTTAATTTTAGAACATCGCGGACTTGCGAAACTAAAATCGACCTATACTGATAAATTACCATTAATGGTGAATAGTAAGACAAAACGTGTACATACTTCTTATCATCAAGCTGTGACGGCAACCGGTCGTTTGTCATCACGAGATCCTAATCTTCAAAATATTCCAGTGAGAAATGAAGAAGGGCGCCGTATTCGCCAAGCCTTTATTGCACGTGAAGGATTTAAAATTGTTGCAGCCGACTATTCACAGATTGAGTTGCGGATAATGGCGCATTTATCGCAAGATAAAGGTTTGTTAGATGCTTTTGCTCAAGGTAAAGATATTCACCGCGCAACCGCATCTGAAGTGTTTGGCATACCTTTAGAGGAAGTGACCTCTGAACAACGTCGTAGTGCGAAAGCGATCAACTTTGGTCTTATTTATGGCATGAGCGCATTTGGCTTATCTCAACAAATTGGTGTTGAGAGAAGAGAAGCTCAGCGCTATATGGATCTCTATTTTGAGCGCTATCCTGGCGTATTGGATTATATGGAGCGCACTCGTAAACAAGCTTCTGAACAAGGCTATGTTGAAACGTTAGATGGTCGTCGCCTCTATTTACCTGAAATTAATTCGAAGAATGCAATTCGTCGTAAAGCTTCAGAACGTGAGGCCATTAATGCACCAATGCAAGGTACTGCTGCTGATATCATCAAAAAAGCAATGATTGCCGTAGATCATTGGATTTATAATGAATGCCCTGATGATGTGCATATGATCATGCAAGTACACGATGAATTAGTGTTTGAAGTGCGAGGATCTTATTTAGAGAAAGCAAACACAATGATCCACAAATTGATGGAAGGTAGTATGGAATTAGCTATTCCATTAAAAGTCGAAGTGGGTGTGGGTAATAACTGGGATGAAGCACATTAA
- the dsbA gene encoding thiol:disulfide interchange protein DsbA, translating into MKKIWLALASMVLAFSVSAADISEGKQYTNLSKTVNAAPDVVEFFSFYCPHCYQFSEVYKVNSTVEKNVPENTNMVRYHVDFLGPLGKDLTRSWAVAMALGVEDQVSPALFKGIQETQSIRSVDDIRNTFINAGVKGEDYDAAMNSFVVNSLVSQQQNAVADFQINGVPAMIVGGKYKMKNDGISAKSPEEYAKTYSDIVNQLLLKK; encoded by the coding sequence ATGAAAAAGATTTGGTTGGCGTTAGCAAGTATGGTGTTAGCATTCAGTGTATCTGCTGCAGATATTTCTGAAGGAAAACAATATACTAATCTTTCCAAAACTGTCAATGCAGCGCCGGACGTTGTTGAGTTTTTCTCTTTTTATTGCCCACATTGTTACCAGTTTTCTGAAGTCTATAAAGTCAATAGCACTGTTGAAAAGAACGTACCAGAAAATACCAATATGGTTCGCTATCATGTTGATTTTTTAGGGCCTTTAGGCAAGGATTTGACCCGTTCTTGGGCTGTAGCAATGGCATTAGGTGTTGAAGACCAAGTTTCTCCTGCTTTATTTAAAGGTATCCAAGAAACTCAATCTATTCGTTCTGTTGATGATATCCGCAATACTTTTATTAATGCTGGTGTTAAAGGCGAAGACTATGATGCGGCAATGAATAGCTTCGTCGTTAATTCCTTAGTGAGCCAACAACAAAATGCTGTCGCTGATTTCCAAATTAATGGTGTGCCAGCCATGATCGTTGGTGGTAAATACAAGATGAAAAATGATGGTATTAGTGCTAAATCACCAGAAGAATATGCGAAAACATATTCTGATATTGTGAATCAATTATTGTTAAAAAAATAG
- a CDS encoding serine/threonine protein kinase, which translates to MEISASFNFQGLSPDNIWDALVKIGFYPESGLTELNSYENRVFQFMDEHRQRYVVKFYRPQRWSYEQIKEEHEFVLALKEAQVSVAAPLIIHNETVHLSDDGFYFALFPSIGGRAYETDNLFQLEEVGRTLGRIHQIGRKKSYQYRPTLSIAEYLMAPKLEFENSALIPNSLRSQFIEVIDKLIHEVSPRMEDSTWQILRLHGDCHPGNILWRDEVVMVDFDDSRMGAAVQDFWMLLNGSKQEQIIQLDTILESYYEYQDFDLRELSLIEPLRAMRMVHYLAWVLKRWNDPAFPRAFIWFQEQDFWFKQLALFKGQVEQLNEPPLQLSPMY; encoded by the coding sequence ATGGAAATATCTGCCTCATTTAATTTTCAGGGACTTTCACCTGATAACATTTGGGATGCATTAGTTAAAATCGGTTTTTATCCTGAATCAGGGTTAACTGAATTAAATAGTTATGAAAATCGTGTTTTTCAATTTATGGATGAACATAGACAGCGTTATGTGGTGAAATTTTATCGCCCTCAGCGTTGGTCATATGAGCAAATAAAAGAAGAACATGAATTTGTTTTAGCACTAAAGGAAGCTCAAGTATCAGTTGCAGCCCCTTTAATCATTCATAATGAGACAGTCCATCTTTCTGATGATGGGTTTTATTTTGCATTATTTCCTAGTATTGGTGGAAGGGCATATGAAACGGATAACTTATTTCAACTAGAAGAAGTAGGACGCACATTAGGGCGCATTCATCAAATAGGTAGAAAAAAGAGTTATCAGTATCGCCCAACCCTTTCTATTGCAGAATATCTGATGGCACCAAAATTAGAATTTGAAAATAGTGCATTAATTCCTAATAGCTTAAGGTCTCAGTTTATTGAGGTGATTGATAAACTTATTCATGAAGTGAGTCCCCGAATGGAAGACTCCACATGGCAAATATTACGACTACATGGGGATTGTCATCCCGGTAATATATTGTGGCGTGATGAAGTTGTAATGGTTGATTTTGATGACTCTCGAATGGGAGCCGCAGTACAAGACTTCTGGATGTTATTAAATGGTTCAAAGCAAGAGCAAATTATACAATTAGATACAATCCTTGAGTCTTATTATGAATACCAAGATTTTGATTTACGAGAATTGTCATTAATTGAACCGCTAAGAGCGATGAGAATGGTGCATTATCTCGCATGGGTATTAAAGCGCTGGAATGATCCGGCCTTTCCAAGAGCTTTTATTTGGTTTCAAGAACAAGATTTTTGGTTTAAACAATTAGCCTTATTCAAGGGACAAGTGGAGCAATTAAATGAGCCTCCTTTACAACTTAGCCCAATGTATTAA
- a CDS encoding YihD family protein, producing the protein MKCHRLNEVIELLHPVWEENSDLNLIQLLQKLANEAGFKGQLSDLTDDILIYHLKMRGSAPTDVIPGLKKDYEEDFKTTILRARGVIKD; encoded by the coding sequence ATGAAATGTCACCGTCTTAATGAAGTTATAGAATTACTGCATCCAGTTTGGGAAGAGAATTCTGATTTAAACTTAATTCAATTATTGCAGAAACTGGCTAATGAAGCGGGTTTTAAAGGTCAATTATCTGATCTGACTGATGATATTTTGATTTACCATCTGAAAATGCGAGGTTCAGCACCCACAGATGTTATACCAGGACTAAAAAAAGATTACGAAGAAGATTTTAAAACCACTATTTTACGTGCCCGCGGTGTAATTAAAGATTAA
- the mobA gene encoding molybdenum cofactor guanylyltransferase MobA yields the protein MKKKNITGGILAGGQATRMGGADKGLQILHGQPLYLHIAQKLAPQVDSILISANRNLEQYRQSQYPVITDEIEGFSGPLAGMLTLLKQASTPWVAFVPCDVPYFPLNLVETLYKQKGASFAVYVDDGEREHPTLALLNRSIIPMLEAYLAQGDRKLMLFMKQINAHPVLFADQASAFINLNTPDDIAKANQLKK from the coding sequence ATGAAAAAGAAGAATATTACAGGTGGCATACTCGCTGGAGGCCAAGCAACTCGAATGGGCGGCGCGGATAAAGGGCTACAAATTCTGCATGGGCAACCTTTATACCTCCACATTGCCCAAAAACTAGCACCCCAAGTTGATAGCATATTGATTAGTGCTAATCGAAATCTAGAGCAATATCGCCAAAGCCAATATCCTGTTATTACTGATGAAATAGAAGGGTTTTCCGGCCCCTTGGCCGGTATGCTGACACTATTAAAACAAGCATCCACACCTTGGGTTGCCTTTGTGCCTTGTGATGTGCCTTATTTTCCACTCAATTTAGTTGAGACACTCTATAAACAAAAAGGAGCATCTTTTGCTGTTTATGTTGATGATGGTGAAAGAGAGCATCCTACACTAGCACTATTGAATCGTAGCATTATTCCTATGCTAGAAGCCTATTTAGCACAAGGTGATCGAAAATTAATGCTGTTTATGAAACAGATAAATGCACACCCCGTTTTATTTGCTGATCAAGCCAGTGCTTTTATTAATTTAAACACCCCTGACGATATTGCAAAAGCCAACCAATTAAAAAAATAG
- the mobB gene encoding molybdopterin-guanine dinucleotide biosynthesis protein MobB → MAQLDLPLLGITAWSGTGKTTLLKQLIPQLRKKEIRVGMIKHTHHDMDVDKPGKDSYELRKAGADQTLVASQQRWALMTETPELPELDLYYLASRFDASKLDLILVEGFKGETIPKIALYRDINERNFNELLDEHVIAVASDCDLNIDFPLLDINNPEAIAQFIADWLKRINHKAP, encoded by the coding sequence ATGGCACAGCTCGACTTACCTCTTTTAGGGATCACCGCATGGAGTGGAACCGGTAAAACCACACTACTCAAACAACTTATCCCACAATTACGCAAAAAAGAAATTCGTGTAGGAATGATAAAACATACTCATCACGATATGGATGTGGATAAACCTGGAAAAGACAGTTACGAACTTAGAAAAGCAGGTGCAGACCAGACATTAGTTGCAAGCCAACAGCGCTGGGCATTGATGACTGAAACACCCGAATTACCTGAATTGGATCTTTATTATCTTGCCTCTCGCTTTGATGCCAGCAAATTAGATTTGATTTTAGTGGAGGGCTTTAAAGGTGAAACTATTCCTAAAATTGCCCTTTATCGCGATATTAACGAGCGTAATTTTAATGAGTTACTGGATGAACATGTAATTGCTGTCGCCAGTGATTGCGATTTGAATATTGATTTTCCACTATTAGATATCAATAACCCAGAAGCTATCGCACAATTTATTGCAGATTGGCTGAAACGCATTAATCATAAAGCGCCATAA